In the Salarias fasciatus chromosome 13, fSalaFa1.1, whole genome shotgun sequence genome, one interval contains:
- the tbxtb gene encoding T-box transcription factor T codes for MATGAGDCPSKAVQYRVDHLLSAVQSELQAGSEKGDPTERELKVSLDDSELWQKFKDLTNEMIVTKNGRRMFPVLKVNVSGLDPNAMYSFLLDFASADNHRWKYVNGEWVPGGKPEPQTPSCVYIHPDSPNFGAHWMKAPVSFSKVKLTNKLNGGGQIMLNSLHKYEPRIHIVRVGGPRRMITSHSFPETQFIAVTAYQNEEITALKIKYNPFAKAFLDAKERSDNKDLREDVNENQSGYSQLGSWFIPGTGSLCPPASPHSQFGSPISLSPSHGCERYSTLRNHRSAPYTSPYAHRTNSPNSYSESSPCLSMLSSHDNWSSLQMQAHSSMMPIAQNPTSATNSSQYTSLWSVSNSPLTPVSQNGGVNNCLSSQFLRGSSSHYPGLSHSVAAPPSGASMYDSGAAAEVHDGSQYEASPPGRLPSAWTPVTPPSL; via the exons ATGGCTACAGGCGCGGGAGACTGTCCCAGTAAGGCCGTGCAGTACCGGGTGGATCACCTCCTCAGCGCCGTGCAAAGTGAGCTGCAGGCCGGCAGCGAGAAGGGCGACCCCACGGAGAGGGAGCTGAAGGTGTCTCTGGACGACAGCGAGCTGTGGCAGAAATTCAAAGACCTTACCAATGAAATGATAGTCACAAAAAACGGCAG gCGCATGTTTCCCGTGCTGAAAGTGAACGTGTCTGGATTGGACCCGAACGCAATGTACTCTTTTTTGCTGGATTTCGCGTCTGCGGACAACCACAGGTGGAAATACGTGAACGGGGAGTGGGTTCCTGGGGGGAAACCTGAACCTCAGACCCCCAGCTGTGTGTACATCCACCCGGACTCCCCAAACTTCGGGGCGCACTGGATGAAAGCTCCCGTCTCCTTCAGTAAAGTCAAACTCACAAATAAACTCAACGGAGGAGGCCAG ATTATGTTAAATTCCTTACACAAATATGAGCCACGCATCCATATAGTTCGGGTTGGAGGCCCGAGGAGGATGATCACCAGTCACTCCTTCCCCGAGACGCAGTTCATTGCAGTAACGGCGTACCAAAACGAGGAG ATAACTGCGTTGAAAATAAAGTATAATCCTTTTGCCAAGGCTTTTCTCGATGCTAAAGAGAG GAGTGATAACAAAGACCTCAGAGAAGATGTTAATGAAAACCAGTCAGGGTACTCTCAAT TAGGTAGCTGGTTTATTCCAGGCACTGGCTCACTCTGCCCTCCTGCCAGTCCTCACAGCCAGTTTGGGAGTCCCATTTCCCTTTCACCGTCTCATGGCTGTGAGCGCTATTCCACCCTGAGGAACCATCGCTCGGCCCCTTACACCAGTCCATACGCACACCGGACCAACTCGCCCA acAGCTACTCTGAGTCTTCACCCTGCCTATCCATGCTCTCCAGTCATGACAACTGGTCCAGTCTGCAGATGCAAGCACATTCAAGCATGATGCCAATCGCTCAAAATCCAACCTCAGCTACAAACTCAAG TCAGTACACCAGCCTGTGGTCTGTCAGCAACTCCCCCCTGACTCCAGTGTCCCAGAACGGGGGAGTGAACAACTGCCTGAGCTCCCAGTTCCTCCGCGGGTCCAGCAGTCACTACCCCGGCCTGTCTCACTCGGTCGCAGCGCCCCCTTCTGGCGCTTCCATGTACGACAGCGGCGCGGCCGCAGAAGTGCACGACGGCTCTCAGTACGAAGCGTCTCCACCCGGACGCCTCCCGTCAGCCTGGACCCCCGTGACCCCCCCATCCCTCTGA